Genomic window (Halorhodospira halophila):
GGGCGCTGCTCTGTCAGGGGGGGGAGGAGGGCGGACAGCGGCCCTGCGGGGAATGCCGTGGCTGTCGTCTGACCGGTGGCGGGGCCCACCCCGATCTGCGCACCCTCAGCCCCAGCCGCGGTGGCGAGCGCGGCGAAATCGTGGTCGATAGCGTCCGCGGGCTGGTCGATTTCCTGCATCTGAGCGCGCAGCTCAGCGGCAGCCGGGTCGCGGTGATTGTGCCGTGCGACCGGCTCAACCGCGCAGCGGCCAACAGCCTGCTCAAGACACTGGAGGAGCCGCCCGCAGGGGTGTTCCTCATCTTGGCTACCGGGCGACCGGGGCGGCTGCCACCGACCGTACGCAGCCGGTGCACGGTGCGCGGGTTGTCGCCACCGCCTTGGGGCACGGCACGGCAGTGGCTAATCGAGCGTGCCGCGGCCGGGGCTGAGCGGGCAGACAAGGCACTGGCGCTGGCCGGCGGCATGCCGCTGGCGGCCGAGCGCATCCTCCGCGAACAGGGCCTTGAGGGGTACGAGGCATTGCTCCAGCAGCTTCACCGGTTGAGTGCCGGTGGCGATCCGGTCAAAGAGGCAGAGACCTGGGAACGGGCGCCGGAGGCGTTGGCCGACGCGGTTTCGGCGATCCTCGCGGATCTGCTGCGTCAGCGCCACGGCGCACCGGATCGCGGGCTGCTGCCCTCAACCCTGGCGCAACAGCTGATTCGGCAGGCATCGCCGGAGTCGCTGCACCAGACGTTCCTGCGCATCGGCGAGCACCGGCGCAGCCTGGAGCAACCCCTGAATGGACGTCTGGCCGCGGAGGCGATCCTCCTCGACCTGGCCGCAGCCCTGCGGCCCGTGGGTCACTCGGCCGCCAGGCAGGCCTGAAGCCGCCGCCAGGCTTCCTCCAGGTCCTCGGCCGTGTTGTAGAAGTGCGCCGAGAAACGGATGCCGCCACAACGCGAGGCACAGGCAACATCGCGGGCGCGCAGAGCCGCCAGGAGGCGCTCCGGGTCGGCGCCCGGGACGCGGAAGGTGACAATACCGGCGTGGCGATCCGCTTCAGTCGGTGTCACCAGCTCGAAACCGTGGCGCCGGACGCCTTCCATGGCCTCCCGGGCGTTCGTCAGGACGCGCCGCTCGACCTCCTTCAAGCCGACATCCTCGAGCACCGCCAGGCTCGCTTCGAGG
Coding sequences:
- the holB gene encoding DNA polymerase III subunit delta'; this translates as MSEAPEHPDWVPPGQGRGQLPPWLLPELDRLLALHDQGRLHHALLLTGRTGLGKRLLAGVLARALLCQGGEEGGQRPCGECRGCRLTGGGAHPDLRTLSPSRGGERGEIVVDSVRGLVDFLHLSAQLSGSRVAVIVPCDRLNRAAANSLLKTLEEPPAGVFLILATGRPGRLPPTVRSRCTVRGLSPPPWGTARQWLIERAAAGAERADKALALAGGMPLAAERILREQGLEGYEALLQQLHRLSAGGDPVKEAETWERAPEALADAVSAILADLLRQRHGAPDRGLLPSTLAQQLIRQASPESLHQTFLRIGEHRRSLEQPLNGRLAAEAILLDLAAALRPVGHSAARQA